The proteins below come from a single Zonotrichia leucophrys gambelii isolate GWCS_2022_RI chromosome 3, RI_Zleu_2.0, whole genome shotgun sequence genomic window:
- the TBCC gene encoding tubulin-specific chaperone C, translating to MAAPGEAAAVAAPSQPEVAAGSAASAVVLPERLQRREAERQQGVERQRQKKEAQVVKEEQSEFFLAAFAREREAVEALLAAGTLEEAAARLQALQKLLTGSVRFLAPYEVRQGQETVARLQGDLAARRQQLQPKKKFAFRALKKEAAPGSAPRPAEPAPPDPAAPEPGPGIAEGESGGPPLCGFSGAQDAELELGPAELLQRDVLLAELRGCRVRLRGNPNTLRVRDCSGCTVLCGPVSTSVLVDGCSDCLLALACQQLRTHRTRDCRIYVQVTSRAVIEACSEVSFAPYSWSYPGIERDFESSGLDGNSNNWNLVDDFDWLATDRPSPNWSVIPEQERITSWD from the coding sequence atggcggcgccggGAGAGGCAGCGGCCGTGGCGGCTCCCTCACAGCCCGAGGTGGCCGCGGGCTCGGCCGCCTCCGCCGTGGTGCTGCCGGAGCGGCTGCAACGGCGGGAAGCGGAGCGGCAGCAGGGCGTCGAGCGGCAGCGGCAGAAGAAGGAGGCGCAGGTAGTGAAGGAGGAGCAGAGCGAGTTCTTCCTGGCCGCCTTCGCCCGGGAGCGGGAGGCCGTGGAGGCGCTGCTGGCGGCGGGGACGCTGGAGGAGGCGGCCGCCCGCCTGCAGGCgctgcagaagctgctgacGGGCAGCGTGCGGTTCCTGGCGCCCTACGAGGTGCGGCAGGGGCAGGAGACCGTGGCGCGGCTGCAGGGGGACCTGGCGGCGCGgcggcagcagctgcagcccaagaAGAAATTCGCCTTCCGCGCCCTCAAGAAAGAAGCGGCCCCGGGCagcgccccgcgccccgccgaGCCCGCCCCGCCGGACCCCGCCGCgcccgagcccggccccggcaTCGCCGAGGGCGAGTCGGGCGGGCCGCCGCTGTGCGGGTTCAGCGGCGCCCAGGACGCCGAGCTGGAGCTCGGCCCCGCGGAGCTGCTGCAGCGGGACGTGCTGCTGGCGGAGCTGCGCGGCTGCCGGGTGCGGCTCCGCGGCAACCCCAACACGCTGCGGGTGCGCGACTGCAGCGGCTGCACCGTGCTCTGCGGGCCCGTGTCCACCTCCGTGCTGGTGGACGGCTGCAGCGACTGCCTGCTGGCGCTGGCCTGCCAGCAGCTCCGCACCCACCGCACCCGCGACTGCCGCATCTACGTGCAGGTGACCAGCCGCGCCGTGATCGAGGCCTGCTCCGAGGTCTCCTTCGCCCCCTACTCCTGGAGCTACCCCGGGATCGAGCGAGATTTCGAGTCGTCTGGGCTGGACGGAAACAGTAACAACTGGAACCTGGTGGATGACTTTGACTGGCTGGCGACTGACAGGCCCTCGCCCAACTGGAGCGTGATCCCCGAGCAGGAAAGAATCACTAGCTGGGACTGA